The DNA window tgaacctaatggtatttatttgataatataaatattgataatttTTTATCTACAAATGGTCAAACTTAATATATCAAAACATACCACtatgctagaattgcattctttctggtatggagggagtatatattttTTACTACACTCTCGCTACTACAATGGCATAAAAAGATTATAGTTTGGATAGCGACAATTAAGATGttaattttattatataaaataaTTAAATATTGTGTAGTAATATTGTAAGGACACAATGTTTTAATCAATGTACAATACACTTATTTAAATAGCAATGGTTATTAATTTATTTCGTAATAACTTATATTATTATATATGGCATAATATTTTAGTCAACatgtaataaacttatttaaaatgCAATGGTTATTAATTTATTTGTTCTAATAATATTAGTATTTACACGTAGATTTAGAGgtacttttattttttataatagTAAATTTGGATGATTTAGATAACCAAAAGTTTTACTTTATATTATCTCTGTAGTGACATATATATGttggtaatttagatacaaatttatggGTATTTTGAATTATAGTTCTAAATGGCAAAGGTGCAATAaaattatttagagatacaaatgttattattattttctatatatttagtcaaatttaaaaaaaaatctaactCCGTGAGAAGTGGAACATACGTTTATTTTGGGATGGAAGGAGTAGATGATAGTTTATTAATAAAATACCAAGGGAACGGGTTTATAAGACTCATCTGATATTTTATTaatacatactccctctgtcctatagTACAATGCATTTTAAGAATTTTAAGGTAAATTAAGAGAAAACATAAAAGACGCATGTATCTTTATTTTATTTCTTAATCAGACACTATTATCAACTTGGttaatggtgattggttgataaatggaaagtatttaatgcaaaattagtttttgtcctctagaatgtattatatttgaggataaattttaaatgctaaaatgcactatattacaggacggaTGGAGTATAGTTTTGTTAATACATATATTCTATTAACTAACTATGAACGTCGTTACTACATGTATGATATTTTAATAATTTACTGCCAAATGACGTGATTATATATAATAAGATCCAACTCATCAAATATGTTATTAACTAATTGTGAATGTCGATAATGTGATTTTTTTAATACATATATTTTGTTTTattaatatatatgtttattaacTAACTATGGAATAATGCTACCAGTGACGTGAAGAATAGGACTCCTCCAATATTTTATACCAACTAATTAACTATGCACGTTAGTActacaataaagattttctccaaACCGTCAAAGTTTTATTTTCTCAAAAAAAACATTATTTTATCTataatggcagaggtgggtaatttccTAGAAAACAAAATAGATCCAACGGTGATGGATGGCTAGAGTCTTTGATTTGGTTGTCCGATGTTTCTGATTAATGTGAGAATTTctagtatttatctttttttttctaacGCATCTAGTGAGGATTAACATGGAGGTTCCATTGggacctctaattagtaatagtaagatatgTCTAATGATATATAGCCTATGTTTTATTTTTAATGACTATTGTTACATCATAGGGCATTTATGTTTTCCTTTACTTATATAAGCTGGCTTATGGCTTATGGAAAAACATCACCCTAGATGCTCAAGAAATATGCTAAGCAGAAACGTCTTATATAAGCTGGGCTAGTAATCGATAAGCTTAGTTTAAATAAGTCAAGGATCAAACGAACAAGCCCTTAATATGACTATTGATACTATTTATAACTCATATTTTTAATATGACTTACAATGTACTCTATTGttgtttatatgtatatatatagtgAGTATACACGTATTTCAACAagtggtttttttcctaaaattattGGTAACAATGcttattttgtttttataaaataCACGTGGTGTTAGAAATGTGTCAAATATTTATTTTTACTAATTGAAGTTATAGTGGATTTGTGTGATAATTAGCAGTAGAGGGTTATGTAAGCTAGATATTGGCTCTTGTAAGCTGGCCTTTCTATAAAAAGAGGAGGGGGCTGAACTTGTAACCCATCACTTGGGAGAAGCAACACAAAGTGACCGGCTCGCGGGAGTGCTGACGGCCCGGGCGGCGGGTGTGACTGTTTCGAGAAGGAGCGCCCGTAAGCTTGCCCCAGGATGTAAGTTTCAGCCGAACATCGTTACCAAAAAAACGAGTCTCTTTGTGTGTGTTATGCGATCTCCCGTGAGCGTCTCGCCTAGAGACAAGCAATCGCTTCTGTTTTAGGCACCGATACCACAACAAATGATAACGTGAATAGACAATTAAACCAACTAGGTATCTAATTGCGAAGAAATTGATTTCGAACTATCCAATCGTATCTATATCTAAAGATATATTCAAATCTGTATCCTAGCTTGCCTgacaaacaaaaaagaaaaaaagtttcGTGAGACTGGAAGCAAAGGAGAGGGGGCGTTACGTACAGCATGATGACCACTCTATTGCGAGTCACCGGAGGTAACTGGGCACGCCAGTCGCCTCCCTCTTGGGCGCCGCCGGCGGCAGAGTCCGTCTCCTGGAGCAGCACGCGCCCGTCGCCACCGCCGTCGTCCATGCTGCTAGCTGTCTGCCCTCTCCTTGTGTGGATTCCATCATCCGGTTTTAAGACTGTCGCCAACGGGAAAACGCAAACACGAGACCTATTCCAAGCATTTGAGTCACGTACATGCAAAGGGTCACGCACCCAAAACCGCCCTTCCCCAACAGCGACCCCAAAAGAAGACTCCCAGTTTCCTTCATCTTCGTCTTCCCTGCGTCCGGCCGCCGAGCTGTGAGCTCCGGCGCTAGATCCAGTGAGAAAATCAAATAAAAGATTTGAGCAAGCAGTGAGCAGCAAGCAAGGGCAGATCCGCGAGTCGTGGTACCTTTGGATGCCGAGATCAACGAGCTCCTAGATGGCGGCGCGTAGAGGTGCCTcacggcggcgtcgacggcggccTCGTCGTCCTCCCCCGCGGCGGTGTAGACCTCGGCGAACCGGCGCACCGTGCGGTGCCTGAGCTCCGCGCGCGTCGGCCTTGGAAGCGGCAGCCGTCCGCGTGGCGGTGAAGAGGCAGTTGCCATCGGCGTTGACCTCCCTGCCGTGGTCGAGGCGGAGAGGGGCTTCCAACGCGACGACCGCGCTCCTAGATCAGGTGGAGGACGACGACGCTACTGGTCCTCGAGCGCCCAGACCGCGTCCCAGCCCGTGGGCGATGTGGAGGGCTCGGGTGGAGGGGGCCGGGGAGGACCAGGCGAGGAGCGGCAGCGGCGGAGCGGGGGCTGGGGATGGCGTCGCCGCTTCgggagggaagggagaggggaagggagagaaatGGAGGGAAggcagagagagggaggagcggaGGCAGGAGAGCGGACGGCTCCAGGATTTGCGTCGTCTCTTCGTCGAGACGCTTATTTGCGTTTCGGATCAGATCGAATGCAAAATGCGTCCTCGGTTTGGGTTATCTGTTGGAGTATGTTTTTGCTACCCAAAACACTATGTGCGACCTATTTTTGGGTTTGGGTAACCTCGTTGGAGTCAGTCTAAACCTGAGGAAGGCTGGAGGAATCGAGGTGAATCCTGAATGTCAGTGGGACCCACAAGGCCAGGTAAAAAAATAGTACGTACTTTTCATTCACCTCGATTCGAACGAAACAAATTGCGCGTGGCTGGCTAGGCCACGTCTCGATCTCAACCTTACCCAGCTAAGCCAATCGAcatgaacaagaacaagaacaagaacaagaaaaagCATATAATTTCTTTATATCTTATCAAGAACAAATGATGTGTACAAGTTGCATCGCCAGAGGCGTGTGGATTTCATTGACAGATGACAGGCATCTTGAAAATTGCATGACTCTGCCTGTGGTCTACATCAGTGGGTAATGATTGCAAAATAACATGAAAAGAGTAACTGTACAGGTTTGAAGAATTTGAGACTCAGGTACTAGTACTACATCAGTGGGTAATGATTGCAAAATAACAATGCAAAAATGATATCAAGACATGTCTGACATCTTGATTACTATTGCTATCGATCTCTGCTATGGAGGTTTTGGCCGGAACACGCAGTTCGTCTATCGTTTTGATGTTTTCATGGTTCAGTTCTTCTGTGTGGACTGAACTGAAGAGGAAAGGATGGTATGTATTGACAGCAGCTGACACTTCTAGATGACAAATGATCCTTATTATCGCTCTTCCAGATGACGCATTTCTTCATCTGGGTATAGCTTCCAGTAGCAACAACATTCGTGTTTTGCTCTGTTTCAGAAAATCTGAAGATACACAGACAGGGCATCAGGGCAAGACGTACACTGAATGAGAAGATGAGATTATTGCAGACTGACAACATACTGAATTGCGTTTGTTAAATTCGTAACCTGAAAGAATGTGAAGTAAGTGCCACGGGGGCACGACGTATGTGGTCCTAGTCGTCCTTCCTAACCTGTTGAAGGCTCGACGCTTGGATCTGTTGCGCCGGCATCAGCGCCTGCTGTGGCCCTGGAACTTTGCACTCCTGATGAACCAAAAGGTAAGCTATGTATGCAAACAGGTCATCAGAAGACTCGAGCGGTAAATCAGTGCCCGAGAGTGAGAGTTGGTCAGCTAGTAGTAACTCTGAATGTGTTGAGCCCATGAGGAAAGGAAAAATTCAACATACCTATTTCGCACACAGAATGCAAATGCATTTTCACCTGAATTCAACAGCTAGTGATCCGATAAAGAGGACCAACAATTGCATACTAGCTAGCGGTTCCCAATGAAAAGGTGCTAGCTAGATCATTGTTATGTGTTAATAAGATAAGATGAGAAAGAGTTAAGTCAGTAATGTGTTTCGAACCCTGCAGTGACACATGAAAAATTCACAGATACACACATCATTAGGAAACATTAATTAGCAGAGGAGGTGTGCATGCAAACCGCGTGTGTACTGtgccatatatatataccaaGGCATACTCCCTGAACAATCGCTAAGCAGCATCCATCGCACGAGAGACAGGAACGGCACAATACATGGTCTTACCATAGGTGCCTGTATACAAATAACAGATGGCAAACACAAAAGTTCAATTCTCCAGGAAAGAGGAAAATTCATAAAACAGAGCATGCTGCACAATACAGAATTAAATTCTATGGAACATTCAGATTTCAATCTCTTACTGTCAGATAGTAACAATGGAATTCCAAAGATCCTGTACACAGATCTGTTGTACCAGAAATAGAATCCAGGTCCCGATTTGAATCATAGGAAGTACGTACTATGCTATTACCATGTCTCTACCATATGTATGTACAAAAGCATGGTAAAAGGACTTCAGTTGAGGACCTATTTGGAAGGTGGGAATTAAGTCCATGAGAAATTTGCTGGAATTTGGTACGAAATAGTTTAATGATTTCGACATGCTCCAAACGGTGCTAGAGCTTGTTTGTTTCTGCTAAATATCATAACGGAAGCAACTACTTGAGAAGAGAACTAGCAGTTGTGAACAGGTGGCTGTACCTCTTGGAAAGAAGAATTGTCAGACGCCTTGCTGAGATGCTTCACCCAGTTGAGCGTGGCGTCGACGTAGCTAACAAGGGGGAAGAGCTGGAGGTAGAAGCCGATCTCACCCTGCACCTCGCGGAGCATGTCGGCGTGGCGCGCCCCCATGAAGCACCGGTACGCGTACCCGCGGCGCTGGCAGGAGCGCACGAGCAGGTACGCCCGCCGGAGCGTCTCCTCCAGCTCCTCTACGGGGGTCCGCGTCTCCGGGTGCTGCATCAGCTGCGTGTCCTGGTCCTGCAGCCGCCGCAGCAGGCCGCCGATCATCTCGACGCGGCGGGCCAGCTGCTGGCAGACGGCGCGGTTCCGCCGCACAGTCCGTGCAGCCTCCGCGATCATCGTGATGAGGCTGAACGCGTCCACGCCAACCAGCTGCGCCACCGTCGCCACCTGCCCGACCAGAGCCATCTTCCTTCGTTCTTGGCCTTGGTTTGCTTTGGACCTTTGGTGGTTGGAGTGAATGAGGAAGACGGCGGAGGGGAAGAGGAGGGTGGTGTTGAGTGAGAGCATAaaaaaggttgcaaggtttgggaTTGGTGGGAGTGGCAGAGAAGTCAAACAGAGTGACCGGTGTGGAAGCAATAAAAAatgtttctttaaaaaaaaactgTGAGGCTGACATGGTTGAACAAAACTGTAGAGATGGCGCCAAAACGTCGAGGGGCGGTTTCCAGGAAGCTTCCAGGTTGTACACAGTATCAAAGCCAGCCTGCTAGACGTGGTGCATACTGAACTGTCAAGCTTTGAAAGATTCGAAGTTTGACTCATCCAGCCTGTTGGtttcggtgagttgtttttttctcacaacaaaccaaacCAGTACCAGCCaaacttatcagtccagaaatcaACCGGGCGTTGTATGATTCCTCGTCAGTCATCAGTCCTTACCGCAGTCTACATCAATGCCAGCCTGCCTCAGCCTCCAGCGGGGAGGACGGGTGGCTGGTCGTTGTGTGACAATTTCAACATGCCCATGGAGTCAGTCACTTCATCTCGAGCTAGACCAAATTAACAACAGCATGGAGTAATTAGCATTCCAGCCAAGCATAATTGAGCCACAGCGCTGAAGTAAGGTGCCTTCTATGAAGCTCCCCATGGTCCTCTCAGCTCaagaattctttttttttttagaatctCAGCTCAATTATTCAGCAGGATTTCCCAGGTGCAGATCACCTAAGCGTTAATACTTCCCAGGTGCAAAGAGAAGCCACGAGGGACCTCTCACCAGTCACGAACTCTCTTAAGTTGAAATCAGTCACTCAACTCACCACTCTGCGCGTGCTGTGACCAACTTGCCAAATATTTTACTGTGGCTAATCGCTGTGATGTTTACACAATCATAATAACGTACATATTATATCTCCATACAAAACCTAGGGCAGCCAAAGAAGGCCTTAGTTGAGTAGCTCATCAGTTGACACTTTCAGGATTTGCAACTATCCCTTTGTAGCTCTTATAAAGCTACAACCAGATTTAGTATTTCCAATACACTTGCCTATTATTTAGCATGTGCCCTCTGCGCCACGGCAAGCATGGTGACAACTTCTGACATGGTAGGCCGATGTTTGGCAAAATGGTGAACACATAACTGTGCCACCCTCACACATTCGAGAATCTGAGCCCATTCATGCTTGTTCACGCACAACAATGGATCAACAAGCTTGTGCAGCTTCTTTCGGTCGTACTTGTGCGCCTGACAAAAACATAGCGAATTCCATATTGTTAGCATTAGTGGTTTTGGATTAAAAGAAAACCATTCCTCAATGACATATAATGAAAGAGCCATATCCTTAAAGGAAATGGACAAAGGAGGTTATGCAGCTGGGAGGGAAAGGGACTACCAACTATTACAGCCCTGAGCACGGAAACAATACTACATGCAAACAAATTCTCAGTCCATGGCTGCAATCTACTACAGCAAGGCCAGTTGCTAACTTTTTTTCCATTTTCCCTTTAcctttttagcatcctgaattgcTTAGCAATAGTATGAAATTGTGCTGTTTTCTACACATCTACTTTAATGCAAAGGCACAGCACCTGTAATTCCATGCTAAAAAAATTTGGTTCATCATAGTTCTTTAAGTATACACAAGAAATCTCGTCGTCCAGAAAAAAAGGACTAGATAAAATTCATCTAGCTTGGTGTACAATCTGGCACATTTTATTGCCACAAAAGGGATCACCAATATCATTATAACACTGTGCTACAAATTAAGATAATATTGTAGACATGCCTTTTTAAATAAACAAAAAACAAATTCTTACATAAGCAGGGGGTGGTAGCTTTCGAGTGCCCTCTGCCTTCATATAAGACCGGATCAACCTTCCACTTATTATCTCAAAAAGTACTATACCAAAGCCATATACATCTGCCTTCTCCGAGATGTTTCCAGTAGCAACATATTTAGGATCTGCATAGCCACTAATGATGGAGAGGATTATCATGCGAATGCACGTGCCAAACACTTGAAAGCAAAAGATATGATGGTTGATTTTATAACTTGATTTCTGTATCGGACGAGCTTTTACTATGTGCCCATAACAACAACCTCTGCAGTCGTATTTGGAGTCAACATTAATGCCAGACCAAAATCTGTAATCTTAGCATTCATTTCATGGTCCAGCAGGATGTTGCTTGCTTTTATGTCCCTGTGGACAATGCACATCTGAGAATGCCCATGTAGAAAAGCAAGACCATCTgctattgcttttattatttgaAGACGTTTGGACCAATTTAGCAACTCCCTTTTTGTTTCATCTACAAAAACCATCAATGCATTTGTAGCAGAAATATTTGAGTAAGTACTTCCTGAACATGAACAGAAAAGATGAAAGAGGCATTGAGTCAACAAAAACTTGCCAGCAATGATAGATGCCAAGCATTTATTTGGCATATATTCATAGACAAGTATGTTTTCTTCTCCTTGAACacaatacccaagtagatcaattATGTTCTTGTGTCGAAGATTTGGAATGGCATTAATCTCAGTTCTGAACTCATCTGGACCTTGACATGAACATGCATCAAATCTTTTAATGGCAACGTTACGACCATTAATGAGATTGCCCTAACAAAATTAAGCGTCAATGTTAAAGAAGATATCTAAAGATGTACGAGGGAGCTTAAAGAAATTTCCAGGTGTCAGATAATCAAATTGCTGGTGAAAGTAACTGTTATCCCAATGGAGCAAATCTTTGGTTTAACCCTTTAACACCAAGCAAGGTGCTAGCTTGAGTAACCCATCCCAAGTGGAGAGTGCATTTCGAGATGTTCTTTTGATCTAGGTGTTATACTTAAGCAGTTCAAGAACATATATCATACTATAGGTTGTCTTGAGATAAAAATTACCTTGTAAACATAACCAAATCCACCATTTCCCACCAGTTTTTTCTCTGAAAAGTTGTCTGTAGCAGCCAAAATCTGAGAGAAACTGAAACATGATAACTCTCCGCCTTTTGCACCACCAATGAGATTTACTAATCCTCCCATGTTCATGACTTGGCCTAATTCAAAAGAAACCCAACTTTGTCTCTGATTATAATATATACTTGTATGAAAAGTTAATACAAAAAAATGCAGGTATGGGACAGCTAGCGTCCACATAGTCAGACATGGCAGATACAGTACAAATGAACAGAGCAATGACGCAAAGCTTCTGTCTTGTAAATCAAATGCACATATTTAATATAGTATTCATAGTGAACAACCAGAGAACTCATTATGTCAAGGCATTTTCATTAACTTCAATTTTTTTATTTCAATGAAATTTAACAGGGTAGAATTAGGAAAAGTCAGTGATTTCTTCATGCCCTTGGGGATAATTCATGCAAAGATTATCTCTAGAATTTATGATATATTATACCCTTGTATCAAAAAGAAAGGCattgatatatataacaaatactGTGATGTGTATTTTTCAAATATTGACACGAGCTGTATTCGTAAATGACATAGATGTACATGTACTTCATAGTAGGGACAATTACTCTAGTAACTCAAAATGGGTGTCGGCATGAACATAATACTGCAAATTTGGCAGCTACTAGACAATATCGCATAACTATCAAGTAAGTGCATAGCATACCTTCCATTTGTTCTTTGTCAGGTTTTAGGGGAGGATGTCTTCCTAGATTTTCGATTTTTGTTGCCTTGAGGGCCTCTGATCTGAGCCTGATATAGAATCACATATATTAAACATAATAGGCTATACGAATAAAGGAAACTAAAGATTTTGTATGTTAAAAAGGCATTTCCATTTGTGTTTGTGGGTACCATGGATGAGGTCACAATTTTCTTTATCAGAGTGGCACATACTAACTGAACTAGTATCACACATGATGACTGTGTTGTTAGAAGAGTTTGAATAACCTAAGCATCAGCACCAGAATTGTACACCGGCCCAAAGTCCATTCCTTTGTTTATAATTTGAAGACAGATCTGGCGTTGGAGTGATAAAGCTTAGTGCACCATTCAGTCTACACTCTAAATATGTGCCGGCAAAATGAAAGACGTTTGCAACGTCTGAATGCAGAAGTGAATGGCTGAAGGCAGTCCATCACTTTGACATGAGAAGAAGGATACCATACCTATCTTCATGTTCCACATGACGTGCTGCACATAACGCATCAGTGCTTTCCTTGATAACATAAAAAGAAAAGATGGCAGATAAGAACCCTCTGTGCATAACTTATATTTTACAAAACATTATGAAAATAATCAGCAAATACTCCAGAAACAACTTCCATCGACATTTTGAATCTTAATTTTAGTATGAAGCAGGGTAAATGGAAATGAGGATTTACGCACATGTTTCTGTTGAAATAATATGTAGCTATTGTACAATGTTTCTTATATAAGTTCCTTTGAGCTAGATGTTTTGTACATCCTCTACAGGCTTCAACAGTTGCATAATCTTGAGCCTTGGGTTGTGTATGATCTTAATTTCATTAGGCTAGTATCTAACTAACACAATGAGCAAGAAACCATAAAATAAAAACACAAAAAAAGGTGAAGTTTGCATTTAGAAACAGATTTGAGCATGCCATTGGCAATAAAAAAACTGGAGTCTTTTTGCTTCAGGGGAAAAACATGTCTTTCAGAAACACAACGATGTCTTACAAAATTGACAAGACAAGATACATACCCTTGTGCACAGAGGACAAGCTCTGCTCAGAAGCCGCTCCCAAGTACGGGTGTTGTCGACAAAGCTGACAAGGGGGAAAAGTTGGAGGTAGAAGGTGATCTCGTTCTGCACCTCGCGAAGCTGATCAGCCTGCTTCCCTCCCATACAGAAGCTGTGTAGGTAGCTGCTGTCGCGACATGATGTGATGAGAACATACGCGTGCCGAAGCGTCTCCTCCAGCTGCTCCATTGGGTTCCTCGTCTCCATGTGGTGCATCAGCTGTGTTCCttcgagctgctgcagaaggtcCCCAATCATCCTTGCACGGCGTGCCAGCAGCTGGCAGCTCTCATGGTTCCTCTTAACCGTCTTTGCAGCCTCCACGATCATGGAGATGAGCCCATAGGCATCGACCCCAGCAAGCTGCGCAATGTTTGCCACCTGACCCACACCACTCCAGAGTGCCATGCTCCTTGGGATTGGTTTTCTCGAAGATTTACTTTAGAGATCCCAGAAGAAGGACAAGCTCGAAATGAAGCCAAAGTACCTGGGAGCTAAATTTTCTCAAAAGATAAGTTAAGCTACTGACTTTGACCGTGAACTGAACGCAAGGAGTTCAGAAAACACGGTCTTGTACCAGTGACCAAGTCGACATGCACTGAAAGTTCCACTGATGTGGTTTGAATGTCCACATCCAGCTGTTGACTTACACGAGTGGTACCAAATTATGTTGAAAGCAGAGACTGAACCAGAGGAAAGCAAAACAGGCAGGGCTCTCTTCTCCACGGAACATCTGGCACTCTGGCAGCTTGTCGAATTTCTACAAACGCGTGGGTCTCGCTACAATATCCCAGCACCGTCTCATGGGACAGTTGACTGTTTCTTGCGGAATTTACACAAGCACCAGCGCTGCAGAGCCATTCCATCAACACTGACACAGTGACACCAGCTGACTGCCAATCCAATTTGCGGTCGCTTGCAGGTTTTGCAGCGCACTGCGCACCACGCTAAACAGCCGGACAAGGGGCTCACCGTGCTGATGGGGTGGCGAGATGAGGGCGCCGCCTGCGTCACGGCCATTCCAGGAGGTTGACGCTCACAGCGGCATTTTCTCAAACACCTTCCACGCGTCCGCCTTTCTGCCGGCACAGCACACAGGACTCAGACCATAAGAGCGCACCCCACCGAAATCAAGTCCGGGCACGGCATTCATACCTCTCTCTCAACAAGGTTTTAGGGTTCATGGCGTCTCCGTGATCATACCTCGCGCTCTGCCATTTCGGGCAGCAGCTGCGCTACCTTGTTCGCTTTCTCGTTTTCGTCCCGGCTCCCGGCGGCGACTAGGCAGACAAGCGCGCGTGCGCCGTAACCTTGCTGCAGTGGCGCGCCCAGTATTTCTGGAGAGAGGAGCGAAGTAGGCGGCGGATcagcggcgccggcggccggcggcgctcGCTCTGGCGAGCGAGCGGCTAGCATATGATTGGCTGGAAATTGGAATAGGCCCACCAGAGTCCACAACCACCACAACCGATTTTGACGGGAAGGAAAGTAAAAAAAAGCCCCCAAAGCCAACTTCCGCAATCCGCATGCTTTATTGTTGTAAAAAAAAGGCATGCCTTTTTTCGGGTTTTTAAGACTGTTCAATGCAGTAATAAAGAGATTGTGCGAATAACACCACAAAATTACGAAAGTATAACTTTAttaatttcaaaaaaataaaaggtAGCATTACATACTGTTGAGACACAAATGTAAGGGTCGTGAAGGCAGACTACCATGAACATCAAGGGTGAACTAACAACCTGTATGATACAGAAATTTTTGCAGGAACCTTCGCCGGCGGAGACAGAACAGGCGAAGGCTCATAGCCGGAGGCGGAGGACATCGTGATTAATGATGGGCGAAGGCACCTGAGCCCCAGGCGAAGACCCGGAGTTGACAACGGAGGCCGTCGCGGGGCAGGCCAACGACTAGACCAAGATGCCTTCGCGGATGGGCGGAGGCAGGCCTTCGCCGACCTGAGGAAAACCGTCGACATGCGCGTCCAGAACAGCAAATGGGCCTCCAATGGGTAAGGGACAAGGCCCATAGAGCGAGGTggttggagaaggaggaggaccgAGATGCCCCTAGAAGCTTACCTACGTGCCAGAATATCCCTAGAATATGCTTGTACGATCGGAGGGTATAATTGTAAAAGAACTTCTATATATACAgtaacctataaaaggggatgagtgAACCCATGTATAGGTTGTTGAACcccattaatgaaaccctaaatcGGTGTGGGCCATATCTTCATTATCTCACATTGGCCTTGGCCTCCGGCGCTAGCCAGAGGTCCCTCCAGTTATTTCCCCTCTGCTGGGATCGGCATCCCACAACATTGGCGTCCACCGTGTTATGCTGTCTACAAGCCCACAATGGCAGGAAAGAGAAAGACCTCCGCTCGCATCCAAGAAGGGGAGGAGGCCTCCGTTGGCACTCAGAGA is part of the Miscanthus floridulus cultivar M001 chromosome 9, ASM1932011v1, whole genome shotgun sequence genome and encodes:
- the LOC136484256 gene encoding uncharacterized protein isoform X3, translating into MALWSGVGQVANIAQLAGVDAYGLISMIVEAAKTVKRNHESCQLLARRARMIGDLLQQLEGTQLMHHMETRNPMEQLEETLRHAYVLITSCRDSSYLHSFCMGGKQADQLREVQNEITFYLQLFPLVSFVDNTRTWERLLSRACPLCTRESTDALCAARHVEHEDRLRSEALKATKIENLGRHPPLKPDKEQMEGQVMNMGGLVNLIGGAKGGELSCFSFSQILAATDNFSEKKLVGNGGFGYVYKGNLINGRNVAIKRFDACSCQGPDEFRTEINAIPNLRHKNIIDLLGYCVQGEENILVYEYMPNKCLASIIAGKFLLTQCLFHLFCSCSGSTYSNISATNALMVFVDETKRELLNWSKRLQIIKAIADGLAFLHGHSQMCIVHRDIKASNILLDHEMNAKITDFGLALMLTPNTTAEWLCRS
- the LOC136484256 gene encoding G-type lectin S-receptor-like serine/threonine-protein kinase B120 isoform X1, yielding MALWSGVGQVANIAQLAGVDAYGLISMIVEAAKTVKRNHESCQLLARRARMIGDLLQQLEGTQLMHHMETRNPMEQLEETLRHAYVLITSCRDSSYLHSFCMGGKQADQLREVQNEITFYLQLFPLVSFVDNTRTWERLLSRACPLCTRESTDALCAARHVEHEDRLRSEALKATKIENLGRHPPLKPDKEQMEGQVMNMGGLVNLIGGAKGGELSCFSFSQILAATDNFSEKKLVGNGGFGYVYKGNLINGRNVAIKRFDACSCQGPDEFRTEINAIPNLRHKNIIDLLGYCVQGEENILVYEYMPNKCLASIIAGKFLLTQCLFHLFCSCSGSTYSNISATNALMVFVDETKRELLNWSKRLQIIKAIADGLAFLHGHSQMCIVHRDIKASNILLDHEMNAKITDFGLALMLTPNTTAEVVVMGTYGYADPKYVATGNISEKADVYGFGIVLFEIISGRLIRSYMKAEGTRKLPPPAYAHKYDRKKLHKLVDPLLCVNKHEWAQILECVRVAQLCVHHFAKHRPTMSEVVTMLAVAQRAHAK
- the LOC136484256 gene encoding cysteine-rich receptor-like protein kinase 25 isoform X2 codes for the protein MALWSGVGQVANIAQLAGVDAYGLISMIVEAAKTVKRNHESCQLLARRARMIGDLLQQLEGTQLMHHMETRNPMEQLEETLRHAYVLITSCRDSSYLHSFCMGGKQADQLREVQNEITFYLQLFPLVSFVDNTRTWERLLSRACPLCTRESTDALCAARHVEHEDRLRSEALKATKIENLGRHPPLKPDKEQMEGQVMNMGGLVNLIGGAKGGELSCFSFSQILAATDNFSEKKLVGNGGFGYVYKGNLINGRNVAIKRFDACSCQGPDEFRTEINAIPNLRHKNIIDLLGYCVQGEENILVYEYMPNKCLASIIADETKRELLNWSKRLQIIKAIADGLAFLHGHSQMCIVHRDIKASNILLDHEMNAKITDFGLALMLTPNTTAEVVVMGTYGYADPKYVATGNISEKADVYGFGIVLFEIISGRLIRSYMKAEGTRKLPPPAYAHKYDRKKLHKLVDPLLCVNKHEWAQILECVRVAQLCVHHFAKHRPTMSEVVTMLAVAQRAHAK